In Anopheles cruzii chromosome X, idAnoCruzAS_RS32_06, whole genome shotgun sequence, one genomic interval encodes:
- the LOC128270119 gene encoding uncharacterized protein LOC128270119 translates to MWPTMWQRLVGVGVVMLLTLPSPSPVMGKAIADTGEELDRGQVTENNEIDDGREPVTSSTESETTTGRTTTTSTTPTTTTEGLPTFNRNQVSLDLPSDLFTSTANLTLRLRNVVSELITRTSVRIAQVVRFLQPVFGYHLMIDIPKELDV, encoded by the exons atgTGGCCTACGATGTGGCAAAGGTTGGTGGGGGTGGGtgtggtgatgctgctgacTCTACCCTCGCCCTCACCGGTCATGGGCAAGGCAATCGCGGACACCGGCGAAGAATTAGACCGAGGCCAGGTCACGGAGAACAACGAGATCGACGACGGACGCGAACCGGTCACTTCCTCAACGGAAAGCGAGACCACAACCGGCAGGACAACAACCACCTCGACCaccccgaccaccaccaccgagggccTGCCCACGTTCAACCGCAACCAGGTATCCCTTGACCTACCGAGCGACCTGTTCACGTCCACCGCCAATCTCACCCTGCGGTTGCGCAACGTCGTGTCCGAGCTCATCACG cgcaCGTCGGTGCGGATTGCGCAGGTGGTGCGCTTCCTGCAGCCCGTCTTTGGCTACCATCTGATGATCGACATCCCGAAGGAGCTGGACGTTTGA
- the LOC128278593 gene encoding uncharacterized protein LOC128278593, whose protein sequence is MQLYRSWSSATALTALVVLVCATTLALAAPNVRVKRGEAGDTAVITGAETLANPLTSEASKQSAQAVKDAIHPTRPPIPVTTDDTPDLDRQKVSLQVPDELFGSSFTLVTNISGRIGNLIMGTARRAGEFFWVLQPLFGKHLTIEIPSTTTTTTTQRTTTTTTTTTARRQTVTEGKGGEQALVLDLLSGATDANEV, encoded by the exons ATGCAGCTGTACCGCAGTTGGAGTAGCGCCACGGCGCTCACCGCCCTAGTCGTCCTGGTGTGCGCCAcgacgctggcgctggcggcacCGAACGTGCGCGTCAAGCGTGGCGAGGCTGGCGACACCGCGGTCATCACCGGAGCCGAGACGCTCGCCAACCCGCTCACATCCGAG GCGAGCAAACAGTCGGCCCAGGCGGTCAAGGACGCGATCCACCCGACGAGGCCCCCCATCCCGGTGACCACCGATGACACGCCGGACCTGGACCGCCAGAAGGTGTCGCTGCAGGTCCCGGACGAGCTGTTCGGCAGCTCCTTCACACTGGTCACCAACATTTCCGGTCGTATCGGGAACCTGATTATG GGCACCGCCCGGAGGGCGGGAGAATTCTTCTGGGTGTTGCAGCCCCTGTTCGGGAAGCACCTCACGATCGAGATACCGagcaccacgaccacgaccacgacgcagcgcaccaccaccaccaccaccacgacgacagCACGGCGCCAAACGGTGACCGAGGGCAAGGGCGGTGAGCAGGCGCTGGTGCTGGACTTACTGTCCGGGGCGACCGATGCGAATGAGGTCTAG
- the LOC128271533 gene encoding serine, glycine, tyrosine and glutamine-rich protein translates to MRYVPTNKINSFIDAKTRFIDKLDHANIEKNKQHHIEAPKPVPDFQSLISSVITPKVQFITSKIGSLSGSFLGGSSGGGGGHGNGDGDDGHGNGGGGSGAPQLGNIVSSLLKLSGPILSGSSGSQHGGSNTVSLGDHDDDDE, encoded by the exons ATGCGTTACGTCCCGACCAAC AAGATCAACTCGTTCATCGACGCGAAGACGCGGTTCATCGACAAGCTCGACCACGCGAACATCGAGAAGAACAAGCAGCACCACATCGaggcaccgaaaccggtgcCGGACTTCCAGTCGCTGATCTCGTCCGTCATCACGCCGAAGGTGCAGTTTATCACGTCGAAGATTGGCTCGCTGAGCGGCAGCTTCCTGGGCGGctcgtccggcggcggcggcgggcacggcaacggcgacggtgacgacgggcacggcaacggcggcggcggctcgggcGCCCCGCAGCTCGGAAACATCGTGTCGTCGCTGCTGAAACTGTCCGGCCCGATCCTGTCCGGATCGTCCGGCTCGCAGCACGGCGGCTCGAACACGGTTTCGCTCGGcgaccacgacgatgacgacgagtaG